Proteins encoded in a region of the Elizabethkingia bruuniana genome:
- a CDS encoding alpha/beta fold hydrolase — MKKIRIGFMAIGLMLCLSVTAQELKPLDAYLTTVNYPYPENYIKFESQGQNLEMVYMDVKPVTANGKTIVLLHGKNFNAAYWKKTAEVLLKEGFRVIMPDQIGFGKSSKPHDYQFSFSQLAYNTRLILDKLKIDKAIILGHSMGGMIATRFTLQYPERVEKLVLENPIGLEDYKTFAGYETIDEAYQGELKNTVETYRNYQLKFYYDNKWKEEYQPWLNMLAGWTLHKDYPKVAWDAALTTDMIYNQPVCYEFQNIKRPTLLIIGTRDRTAIGKNRAPKELQDKMGLYNELGKKTQEKIPGSKLVELDNVGHLPHIEVFDQFVGALLPFIKE, encoded by the coding sequence ATGAAAAAGATTAGAATTGGTTTTATGGCTATAGGTTTAATGCTATGCCTATCCGTTACTGCACAGGAGCTAAAACCCTTGGATGCTTATCTCACAACGGTAAACTATCCATATCCTGAGAATTATATAAAGTTTGAATCCCAGGGACAGAATCTGGAAATGGTGTACATGGATGTAAAGCCGGTAACAGCTAACGGTAAAACAATTGTGCTGTTGCATGGCAAAAACTTTAATGCTGCCTATTGGAAGAAAACTGCAGAAGTTTTACTGAAAGAAGGTTTCAGAGTAATAATGCCGGATCAGATAGGCTTTGGGAAATCCAGTAAACCTCACGATTATCAGTTTTCCTTTTCACAACTTGCTTATAATACCAGACTTATTTTAGATAAACTGAAGATAGATAAGGCGATTATCCTTGGCCACTCTATGGGGGGAATGATAGCAACAAGGTTTACTTTACAATATCCGGAACGTGTCGAAAAGCTGGTATTGGAAAATCCAATAGGATTGGAAGATTACAAGACCTTTGCCGGTTATGAAACCATAGATGAAGCATATCAGGGAGAGTTGAAGAATACCGTAGAGACTTACAGAAATTATCAGCTGAAATTCTATTATGACAATAAATGGAAAGAAGAATATCAGCCATGGCTGAATATGCTGGCAGGGTGGACATTGCATAAAGACTACCCTAAAGTAGCCTGGGATGCTGCATTAACAACGGATATGATCTATAATCAGCCGGTATGTTATGAGTTTCAGAATATCAAAAGACCTACGCTGCTTATTATTGGTACCAGAGACAGAACGGCAATAGGAAAAAACCGCGCACCAAAAGAATTGCAGGATAAAATGGGATTGTATAATGAACTGGGGAAGAAAACTCAGGAAAAAATTCCGGGTTCAAAACTGGTAGAATTAGATAATGTAGGACATCTCCCGCATATTGAGGTTTTTGATCAGTTTGTAGGAGCATTGTTACCTTTTATAAAAGAATAA